One Streptomyces sp. ML-6 genomic region harbors:
- a CDS encoding ABC transporter substrate-binding protein — protein sequence MTGRRRPTSPRPCTFLTSTAAVGALLVTGCGVLPGATGGSREPVTVMTWAPSGDGPGTPDMGGVTAMARTYADWANENGGLDGHELRVLTCDEKDTSIGAANCARKAIEEGVVAVVGSYSRHGTAFMAPLETAQIPYIGGYGASDEEFSSYNSYPVNGGQSALLAGNARQLGRDCERVAVVRPDTLAGDGQAWLLRTGLTEAGRSAPTDVKALESATSYDGAAESALRAAGTSGGCVTAVLGKSTETFFDSFRRLEPSYGKVRISSVLGSVDQPLIDSTGGRNSPFEGAYVTGWYPDSGDERWDGMRKVIREHAFGDNRIDPDDTGVQTTWIAYTVLNEIVKAADSSKITSWKLSSTLDRGTPVGTDGLTPALRWNMEDMLGSSAYPRIVNTKVSFQVVRDGRLVADKQGFVDVAKTLSDASARN from the coding sequence ATGACCGGACGGCGACGCCCCACCTCCCCCCGCCCCTGCACGTTCCTCACGAGTACGGCGGCGGTCGGGGCGTTGCTGGTCACCGGCTGCGGCGTACTCCCTGGGGCCACGGGGGGCTCCAGGGAGCCCGTCACCGTCATGACCTGGGCGCCGTCCGGGGACGGGCCGGGCACGCCCGACATGGGGGGCGTGACCGCCATGGCCCGTACCTACGCCGACTGGGCCAACGAGAACGGCGGGCTGGACGGCCACGAGCTGCGGGTCCTCACCTGCGACGAGAAGGACACCTCGATCGGCGCGGCCAACTGCGCCCGGAAGGCCATCGAGGAGGGGGTCGTGGCGGTCGTCGGCTCGTACAGCCGGCACGGGACGGCCTTCATGGCGCCGCTGGAGACCGCCCAGATCCCCTACATCGGCGGTTACGGCGCCTCCGACGAGGAGTTCAGCAGCTACAACTCGTACCCCGTCAACGGCGGCCAGTCGGCCCTGCTCGCGGGCAACGCCCGTCAGCTGGGCCGCGACTGCGAGCGGGTGGCCGTGGTGCGGCCCGACACCCTGGCCGGCGACGGCCAGGCGTGGCTGCTCAGGACCGGCCTCACCGAGGCCGGCCGGTCCGCGCCCACCGACGTCAAGGCGCTGGAGTCGGCCACCTCCTACGACGGGGCCGCCGAGTCGGCGCTCCGGGCGGCGGGGACGTCCGGCGGCTGCGTCACGGCCGTGCTCGGGAAGAGCACGGAGACCTTCTTCGACTCCTTCCGGCGGCTGGAACCCTCGTACGGGAAGGTCCGGATCTCCTCCGTGCTCGGCAGCGTCGACCAGCCGCTGATCGACAGCACCGGCGGCCGGAACAGCCCGTTCGAGGGGGCCTACGTCACCGGCTGGTACCCGGACTCGGGCGACGAGCGCTGGGACGGGATGCGGAAGGTGATCCGCGAGCACGCCTTCGGCGACAACCGGATCGACCCGGACGACACGGGCGTCCAGACCACCTGGATCGCGTACACGGTGCTGAACGAGATCGTGAAGGCGGCCGACTCCTCCAAGATCACCTCCTGGAAGCTCTCCTCCACCCTCGACCGGGGCACCCCGGTCGGGACCGACGGCCTCACCCCGGCGCTGCGCTGGAACATGGAGGACATGCTGGGCTCGTCCGCGTACCCGCGGATCGTCAACACCAAGGTGTCGTTCCAGGTGGTGCGCGACGGGCGGCTCGTCGCGGACAAGCAGGGCTTCGTGGACGTCGCGAAGACGCTGTCGGACGCGAGCGCCAGGAACTGA
- the purU gene encoding formyltetrahydrofolate deformylase, which yields MTESTPAATAPDQYVLTLSCPDKQGIVHAVSSYLFMTGCNIEDSQQFGDHDTGLFFMRVHFSAESPVTVEKLRASFAAIGDSFRMEWQIHRSSERMRVVLMVSKFGHCLNDLLFRSRIGALPIDIVAVVSNHTDFAELVASYDIPFRHIPVTRETKAAAEAQLLELVREENVELVVLARYMQVLSDDLCKQLSGRIINIHHSFLPSFKGAKPYHQAHARGVKLIGATAHYVTADLDEGPIIEQEVERVDHGVTPDQLVAIGRDVECQALARAVKWHAERRILLNGRRTVVFS from the coding sequence ATGACCGAGTCCACGCCCGCCGCCACCGCTCCGGACCAGTACGTCCTCACCCTTTCCTGCCCCGACAAGCAGGGCATCGTGCACGCCGTGTCGAGCTACCTCTTCATGACCGGCTGCAACATCGAGGACAGCCAGCAGTTCGGCGACCACGACACGGGCCTGTTCTTCATGCGGGTCCACTTCTCGGCGGAGAGCCCGGTGACCGTGGAGAAGCTGCGGGCGAGCTTCGCGGCGATCGGCGACTCCTTCCGGATGGAGTGGCAGATCCACCGCTCCTCGGAGCGGATGCGGGTCGTGCTGATGGTCAGCAAGTTCGGGCACTGCCTCAACGACCTGCTGTTCCGGTCCCGGATCGGCGCGCTGCCGATCGACATCGTGGCCGTCGTCTCCAACCACACGGACTTCGCGGAGCTCGTCGCTTCGTACGACATCCCCTTCCGGCACATCCCGGTGACCAGGGAGACCAAGGCCGCCGCGGAGGCGCAGCTGCTGGAGCTGGTCCGCGAGGAGAACGTCGAGCTGGTCGTCCTCGCCCGCTACATGCAGGTGCTCTCGGACGACCTCTGCAAGCAGCTGAGCGGCCGGATCATCAACATCCACCACTCCTTCCTGCCGAGCTTCAAGGGCGCGAAGCCGTACCACCAGGCGCACGCCCGCGGCGTGAAGCTGATCGGCGCCACCGCGCACTACGTGACCGCCGACCTCGACGAGGGCCCGATCATCGAGCAGGAGGTCGAGCGGGTGGACCACGGGGTCACGCCGGACCAGCTGGTGGCCATCGGGCGCGACGTGGAGTGCCAGGCGCTGGCACGGGCGGTGAAGTGGCACGCGGAGCGCCGCATCCTGCTCAACGGCCGGCGCACGGTGGTCTTCTCTTGA
- a CDS encoding RNA-guided endonuclease TnpB family protein — translation MQLRYGFRLYPNGPQRSALAQAFGCARVVFNDALRARETARAAGGAFPRTGDLSRLLITEAKKTDERAWLGEVSAVVLQQSLRDLDTAYRNFFDGLKGKRPRMGAPRFKSRKDNRQAVRFTANARWKITTGGDLSLPKIGDVRVKWSRSLPSVPSAVTVIRDAAGRYFASFVVETEPETLPDVEPVVGIDLGLGHFAVLSDGTKTDAPRFLRRAEKKLKREQKRLSRKARGSNNRTKARVKVARAHAQVADARREFHHQLSTRIIRENQAIAVEDLAVKGLARTRLAKSVHDAGWSAFVAMLEYKAAKFGRSFHRIGRFEPTSQVCCVCGVKDGPKPLHVRTWECGACGSVLDRDINAAVNVAKAAGLAVSACRAQVGPVPVPAQRGEAGTHRDGQPTVVGIPAF, via the coding sequence GTGCAGTTGAGGTACGGCTTCCGCCTGTACCCGAACGGTCCTCAGCGCTCCGCGCTGGCCCAGGCGTTCGGGTGCGCCCGCGTCGTGTTCAACGACGCGTTGCGCGCTCGCGAGACCGCCCGTGCCGCAGGCGGGGCGTTCCCCAGGACCGGGGACCTGTCCAGGCTGCTGATCACCGAGGCGAAGAAGACCGACGAGCGCGCCTGGCTCGGCGAGGTGTCCGCCGTGGTGCTGCAACAGTCCCTGAGGGACCTGGACACGGCGTACCGGAACTTCTTCGACGGGCTGAAGGGCAAGCGCCCGCGCATGGGCGCACCCCGCTTCAAGTCCCGCAAGGACAACCGGCAGGCCGTACGGTTCACCGCCAACGCCCGCTGGAAGATCACCACCGGCGGGGACCTGTCATTGCCGAAGATCGGCGACGTGCGGGTGAAGTGGTCCCGCAGCCTGCCCTCGGTCCCGTCCGCAGTGACCGTGATCAGGGATGCGGCCGGCAGGTACTTCGCGTCCTTCGTCGTCGAGACCGAACCCGAGACGCTGCCCGACGTGGAGCCGGTCGTCGGCATCGACCTCGGTCTCGGGCACTTCGCCGTCCTTTCCGACGGCACGAAGACCGACGCCCCGCGCTTCCTGCGCCGGGCCGAGAAGAAGCTCAAGCGCGAACAGAAGCGCCTGAGCCGCAAGGCCAGGGGAAGCAACAACAGGACCAAGGCCCGCGTCAAGGTCGCCCGTGCTCACGCGCAGGTCGCCGACGCACGGCGCGAGTTCCACCACCAGCTCTCCACACGGATCATTCGCGAGAACCAAGCGATTGCCGTGGAGGACCTGGCGGTCAAGGGACTCGCCCGTACACGCCTGGCCAAGTCCGTCCACGACGCCGGATGGTCCGCGTTCGTCGCGATGCTGGAGTACAAGGCCGCGAAGTTCGGCCGGTCCTTCCACCGCATCGGGCGGTTCGAGCCGACCTCACAGGTCTGCTGCGTGTGCGGCGTCAAGGACGGGCCCAAGCCCCTCCACGTCCGCACCTGGGAGTGCGGGGCGTGCGGGTCCGTCCTCGATCGCGACATCAACGCGGCGGTCAACGTCGCCAAGGCCGCCGGACTGGCGGTGTCAGCCTGTCGAGCGCAGGTAGGACCGGTACCCGTACCGGCACAGCGCGGTGAAGCAGGAACCCACCGAGACGGTCAGCCGACCGTGGTAGGAATCCCCGCCTTTTAG
- the tnpA gene encoding IS200/IS605 family transposase, whose translation MAEHQNIRTGRHCAFVLHAHLVFVTKYRHKVFKGTHLTRMEEIMRAVCEDFECELVEFNGENNHVHLLVNFPPKVALSKLVNSLKGVSSRRLRQEFPDLVRHYWRAQRLWSGSYFAGSAGGAPLSIVRQYIEQQNRPLQPAGQSSAQNRFTSPVNGEHCD comes from the coding sequence ATGGCCGAGCATCAGAACATTCGAACTGGTCGTCACTGTGCTTTCGTCCTCCACGCCCACTTGGTTTTCGTGACGAAGTACCGGCACAAGGTCTTCAAGGGCACGCACCTGACGCGCATGGAGGAGATCATGCGCGCCGTGTGCGAGGACTTCGAGTGCGAGCTGGTGGAGTTCAACGGCGAGAACAACCACGTGCACCTGCTGGTGAACTTCCCGCCGAAGGTGGCCCTGTCCAAGCTGGTCAACTCGCTGAAAGGCGTCAGCTCCCGCAGGCTCCGCCAGGAGTTTCCCGACCTCGTCCGGCACTACTGGCGGGCTCAGCGGCTCTGGTCCGGTTCCTACTTCGCCGGATCAGCCGGCGGCGCGCCGCTGTCGATCGTCCGTCAGTACATCGAGCAGCAGAACCGTCCGCTCCAGCCTGCGGGTCAGAGCAGCGCTCAGAATCGCTTCACCTCCCCCGTAAACGGGGAGCACTGCGATTAG
- a CDS encoding zf-HC2 domain-containing protein: MRGGRRVPGPRGAADDLALDAVPPPQPVPGAAWPTPRPTTPEPETTGAPPDRPDPPAPVPTLSHHVLKALLGAWALTACSAEETDAVEAHLTECAACADEALRLRDAVGLLHTDRSLDLDPALRNRVIDSCLTRRPPGIPVPDWAAPYDAETARLDALLRDIGAPEWHAPVRLKWFEEEQQARRRTTVAGVIGHLMTVDGLVATALGLDVPLGDGVTGRADDWPLSPAPRTEKYWSAARLPPTRAVREPWRAQSHTLIRTVSFAGRGVSELSVSYGDFALPMHDALLDRAFECWVHGGDIADAVDYPYEAPSAAHLNRMIDLAARMIPAALAGRRRSGLAGPARHLVTAGSPGRSLHLEIEGSGGGDWYIPLDSPAALGSPDHTVAQVALDGVEFCRLVAGHVPPVEAAAGQQGDREAIRDVLFAAASLSRL; encoded by the coding sequence ATGCGGGGCGGCCGGCGCGTTCCGGGCCCGCGGGGCGCCGCGGACGACCTCGCCCTCGACGCCGTCCCTCCGCCGCAGCCCGTGCCCGGGGCCGCGTGGCCGACGCCCCGGCCGACGACACCGGAGCCGGAAACCACCGGGGCACCACCGGACCGGCCGGACCCGCCCGCCCCGGTGCCGACGCTTTCGCACCACGTCCTCAAGGCCCTCCTCGGCGCCTGGGCCCTGACCGCCTGCTCGGCCGAGGAGACCGATGCCGTCGAGGCGCACCTGACCGAGTGCGCCGCCTGCGCGGACGAGGCCCTGCGGCTGCGCGACGCGGTCGGCCTGCTGCACACCGACCGCAGCCTGGACCTCGATCCGGCCCTGCGCAACCGGGTGATCGACTCCTGTCTGACCCGCCGCCCGCCCGGCATCCCGGTGCCGGACTGGGCCGCCCCGTACGACGCGGAGACCGCGCGGCTGGACGCGCTGCTCCGCGACATCGGCGCCCCGGAGTGGCACGCACCGGTGCGCCTGAAGTGGTTCGAGGAGGAGCAGCAGGCCCGGCGCCGGACGACGGTCGCGGGCGTCATCGGCCACCTCATGACCGTCGACGGGCTGGTCGCCACCGCCCTCGGCCTCGACGTCCCCCTCGGCGACGGGGTCACCGGCCGGGCCGACGACTGGCCGCTGTCACCCGCCCCGCGCACCGAGAAGTACTGGTCCGCCGCCCGGCTGCCGCCCACCCGCGCCGTCCGCGAACCGTGGCGCGCCCAGAGCCACACCCTCATCCGCACGGTGTCCTTCGCCGGTCGCGGGGTCTCCGAACTGTCCGTCTCCTACGGCGACTTCGCCCTGCCGATGCACGACGCCCTGCTGGACCGGGCCTTCGAGTGCTGGGTGCACGGCGGCGACATCGCGGACGCGGTGGACTATCCGTACGAGGCGCCGTCCGCCGCCCACCTCAACCGGATGATCGACCTGGCGGCCCGGATGATCCCGGCCGCGCTCGCCGGGCGGCGCAGGTCCGGGCTGGCCGGACCGGCCCGCCATCTGGTGACCGCCGGTTCGCCGGGCCGTTCGCTGCATCTGGAGATCGAGGGCTCGGGCGGCGGCGACTGGTACATCCCGCTGGACTCCCCGGCCGCGCTCGGCTCGCCCGATCACACGGTGGCGCAGGTCGCGCTGGACGGGGTGGAGTTCTGCCGGCTGGTCGCCGGGCACGTGCCGCCGGTGGAGGCGGCGGCCGGACAGCAGGGGGACCGCGAGGCGATCCGCGACGTGCTGTTCGCCGCGGCCTCGCTGAGCCGGCTGTAG
- a CDS encoding sigma-70 family RNA polymerase sigma factor, translated as MAKNAPPRWDRKMQQRLARGEAAALGELYDRFAPLVHSQAHWMLDDETAADLVTREVFGYVWEHPDAYDPKQGSMRSWVARLTHRQSVRRLREEADLRDGTDEEIEKELEERVRLATAAARADYIVSSMPAPLRAALELAHIQRRDYRQTASDLGVSEDEARRRLRLGLQLLSTARSRPLEGMSPPGYGQPLEQ; from the coding sequence ATGGCGAAAAACGCACCACCCCGCTGGGACCGCAAGATGCAGCAGCGGCTGGCACGCGGTGAGGCGGCGGCCCTCGGCGAGCTCTACGACCGGTTCGCCCCGCTCGTGCACAGCCAGGCCCACTGGATGCTCGACGACGAGACCGCCGCCGACCTGGTGACCCGCGAGGTCTTCGGCTACGTCTGGGAGCACCCGGACGCGTACGACCCGAAGCAGGGCTCGATGCGCTCCTGGGTGGCCCGGCTCACGCACCGCCAGTCCGTGCGGCGGCTGCGCGAGGAGGCCGACCTCCGGGACGGCACGGACGAGGAGATCGAGAAGGAGCTGGAGGAGCGGGTGCGGCTGGCCACGGCCGCGGCCCGCGCCGACTACATCGTCTCCTCCATGCCCGCCCCGCTGCGGGCCGCGCTGGAACTCGCCCACATCCAGCGCAGGGACTACCGGCAGACCGCGTCCGACCTCGGGGTCAGCGAGGACGAGGCCCGCCGCCGGCTGCGGCTGGGACTGCAGCTGCTCTCCACCGCCCGCTCCCGTCCGCTGGAGGGGATGTCGCCGCCCGGATACGGACAGCCCCTTGAACAGTGA
- a CDS encoding STAS domain-containing protein, translated as MEVVGTERDGWTVLRVRGELDLVSSPVVRQSVHDAVAVGRHDVVLDLSEVLFCDSSGVGVLIASRRLMRSCGGRLRLILPDRGAEEGSHLNRVLAALGVRRLFDVYPDPDAAVDGRARPLSA; from the coding sequence CTGGAGGTCGTCGGGACCGAGCGGGACGGGTGGACCGTGCTGCGGGTGCGCGGCGAACTGGACCTGGTGTCGTCGCCCGTCGTGCGGCAGTCCGTCCACGACGCGGTCGCCGTCGGCCGCCACGACGTGGTGCTCGACCTCTCCGAGGTCCTGTTCTGCGACTCCAGCGGCGTCGGCGTGCTGATCGCCTCCCGCCGACTGATGCGCTCCTGCGGCGGCCGGCTGCGGCTGATCCTGCCGGACCGGGGCGCGGAGGAGGGCTCCCACCTCAACCGGGTGCTCGCCGCGCTGGGCGTGCGCCGGCTCTTCGACGTCTACCCCGACCCGGACGCCGCCGTCGACGGCCGGGCCCGGCCGCTCTCGGCCTGA
- a CDS encoding EF-hand domain-containing protein translates to MDSAEYERKIAHRFAAFDQDGNGYIDRADFNAAAARLLAEFGTTARCDKGQALYTGAEAFWQGMAGIADVDGDQRVTREEFVGGAVKRLRDNPERFAEIARPFLRAAIAVADGEGAGSASVSAVERALVVLGADDATAGLAARGLDADGDGRIAEQDAVAALATYFTVIAPDA, encoded by the coding sequence ATGGACAGCGCAGAGTACGAGCGCAAGATCGCTCACCGCTTCGCCGCCTTCGACCAGGACGGCAACGGGTACATCGATCGGGCCGATTTCAACGCCGCCGCGGCCCGGCTGCTCGCCGAGTTCGGCACGACGGCCCGTTGCGACAAGGGGCAGGCGCTCTACACGGGGGCCGAGGCGTTCTGGCAGGGCATGGCGGGCATCGCCGACGTGGACGGGGATCAGCGGGTCACCCGCGAGGAGTTCGTGGGCGGGGCCGTGAAGCGGCTGCGCGACAACCCGGAGCGCTTCGCGGAGATCGCCCGCCCGTTCCTGCGCGCCGCCATCGCCGTGGCGGACGGGGAGGGCGCGGGTTCCGCGTCCGTGTCCGCCGTGGAGCGGGCGCTCGTGGTGCTGGGCGCGGACGACGCCACGGCAGGGCTCGCGGCCCGGGGCCTGGACGCGGACGGGGACGGCAGGATCGCGGAGCAGGACGCGGTGGCGGCCCTCGCCACGTACTTCACGGTGATCGCCCCGGACGCGTAG
- a CDS encoding AMP-binding protein: MREGSAVTGTAHALSTSGTFWELVEHRAALTPDRAFLIQGDRTLTFGGLRERGERVAAGLWELGVRPGRVVAWQLPTRIETVLLSFALARIGAVQSPVIPFYRDREVGFALRESKAEFFAVPGTWRGFDHTAMAARLATGGRPVVFEAYDALPDGDPSVLPPPPDDGTAVRWIYWTSGTTSDPKGVLHTDRSLIAGGSCLAHALRLTGDDVGSMAFPFAHVAGPDYSVMLLLYGFPAVLFEHFALPDALPEYRRHGVTVAGGSTAFYSMFLAEQRKDPAGKPVPTLRLLAGGGAPKPPEIYHAAVREMGVQLTHGYGMTEVPMITMGDPEDTAEHLAGTEGRPPAGMEIRITDEHGTPLPPGTDGEVRLRGEAVCRGYLDPEASAAAFDAEGFLITGDVGHLRESGHLVLTGRLKDIIIRKGENISAKEIEDLLHQHPAVGDAAVIGLPDPARGELVCAVVEQPPGTPPLTLPELTEHLRAAGLAVHKLPERLEVVAQLPRNETLRKVLKYRLRERFA; this comes from the coding sequence ATTCGAGAGGGGTCGGCCGTGACCGGGACCGCACACGCCCTGAGCACCTCGGGCACCTTCTGGGAACTCGTCGAGCACCGGGCCGCCCTGACCCCGGACCGCGCCTTCCTGATCCAGGGCGACCGCACGCTGACCTTCGGCGGGCTGCGCGAGCGCGGCGAACGGGTCGCGGCCGGGCTGTGGGAACTGGGCGTGCGCCCCGGCCGGGTGGTGGCCTGGCAGCTGCCGACCCGGATCGAGACGGTGCTGCTGTCCTTCGCGCTGGCCCGGATCGGGGCGGTGCAGTCGCCCGTCATCCCCTTCTACCGGGACCGCGAGGTGGGGTTCGCGCTGCGCGAGTCGAAGGCGGAGTTCTTCGCCGTACCGGGCACCTGGCGCGGCTTCGACCACACGGCGATGGCCGCCCGCCTGGCGACGGGGGGACGGCCGGTGGTGTTCGAGGCGTACGACGCGCTGCCGGACGGCGATCCGTCGGTGCTCCCGCCGCCGCCCGACGACGGCACGGCGGTGCGCTGGATCTACTGGACCTCGGGCACCACCTCCGATCCGAAGGGCGTGCTGCACACCGACCGCAGCCTGATCGCGGGCGGTTCCTGCCTGGCCCACGCGCTGCGGCTGACGGGGGACGACGTCGGCTCGATGGCCTTCCCGTTCGCCCATGTCGCCGGGCCGGACTACTCGGTGATGCTGCTGCTGTACGGGTTCCCCGCAGTGCTTTTCGAGCACTTCGCCCTGCCGGACGCCCTGCCGGAGTACCGGCGGCACGGGGTGACGGTCGCGGGCGGGTCCACCGCGTTCTACTCGATGTTCCTGGCCGAGCAGCGCAAGGACCCGGCCGGGAAGCCCGTCCCCACCCTGCGGCTGCTGGCGGGCGGCGGCGCCCCCAAGCCGCCGGAGATCTACCACGCGGCGGTGCGCGAGATGGGCGTCCAGCTCACCCACGGCTACGGCATGACCGAGGTCCCCATGATCACGATGGGCGACCCGGAGGACACCGCCGAACACCTCGCCGGAACGGAGGGCCGCCCGCCGGCCGGCATGGAGATCCGGATCACCGACGAGCACGGCACCCCGCTGCCGCCCGGCACGGACGGCGAGGTACGGCTGCGCGGGGAAGCCGTCTGCCGGGGCTACCTGGACCCGGAGGCGTCCGCCGCGGCGTTCGACGCGGAGGGCTTCCTGATCACCGGCGACGTCGGCCACCTCCGGGAGAGCGGCCACCTGGTGCTCACCGGCCGGCTGAAGGACATCATCATCCGCAAGGGCGAGAACATCTCCGCCAAGGAGATAGAGGACCTGCTGCACCAGCACCCCGCCGTCGGCGACGCCGCGGTGATCGGCCTGCCCGACCCGGCCCGCGGCGAACTCGTCTGCGCGGTGGTCGAACAGCCCCCCGGCACCCCGCCGCTGACCCTGCCCGAACTCACCGAGCACCTGCGGGCGGCCGGCCTCGCCGTGCACAAACTGCCCGAACGCCTGGAGGTGGTGGCGCAGCTGCCGCGGAACGAGACCCTGCGCAAGGTGCTGAAGTACCGCCTGCGGGAACGGTTCGCCTGA
- a CDS encoding amidohydrolase family protein — translation MTELPRIVSVDDHVIEPPHLFSTWLPAKYRERGPQPLTAGIGELAYTGGKYVITMDPDGPPTDWWIYEDLKFPYKRNIAAVGFDRDDMTLEGITRAEMRPGCWDPAERLKDMDLNHVEASLCFPTFPRFCGQTFAEAHDKEVALACVRAYNDWMVEEWCGDSGGRLIPLCLIPLWDIDLAVAEIRRNAARGVRAVTFSEIPTHLGLPSIHTGYWDPFFAVCEETGTVVNMHIGSSSQMPAASPDAPPAVQAGLSFNNAMASMMDFLFSGVLVRFPRLKLAYSEGQMGWIPYALERADDVWEEHRAWGGVRDLIPEPPSTYYYRQIFCCFFRDKHGVASLDVVGRDNATFETDYPHVDSTFPHTKQVALDHVGGLDDETVYKLMRGNAIRMLDLDLDK, via the coding sequence ATGACGGAACTGCCTCGGATCGTCAGCGTCGACGACCATGTGATCGAGCCGCCGCACCTCTTCTCGACCTGGCTGCCCGCCAAGTACCGCGAGCGCGGTCCGCAGCCGCTCACCGCGGGCATCGGCGAGCTGGCGTACACCGGCGGCAAGTACGTCATCACGATGGACCCGGACGGTCCGCCCACCGACTGGTGGATCTACGAGGACCTGAAGTTCCCGTACAAGCGCAACATCGCCGCCGTCGGCTTCGACCGCGACGACATGACGCTGGAGGGGATCACCCGGGCGGAGATGCGCCCCGGCTGCTGGGACCCGGCCGAACGGCTGAAGGACATGGACCTCAACCACGTCGAGGCCAGCCTCTGCTTCCCGACCTTCCCGCGCTTCTGCGGCCAGACCTTCGCCGAGGCCCACGACAAGGAGGTGGCGCTCGCCTGCGTGCGCGCCTACAACGACTGGATGGTCGAGGAGTGGTGCGGCGACAGCGGCGGCCGGCTCATCCCGCTCTGCCTCATCCCGCTCTGGGACATCGATCTGGCCGTCGCCGAGATCCGGCGCAACGCGGCGCGCGGGGTGCGGGCGGTGACCTTCTCCGAGATCCCCACCCACCTCGGGCTGCCCTCGATCCACACCGGTTACTGGGACCCCTTCTTCGCCGTCTGCGAGGAGACCGGCACGGTCGTCAACATGCACATCGGGTCCAGCTCGCAGATGCCCGCCGCCTCGCCGGACGCCCCGCCCGCCGTGCAGGCCGGCCTCTCCTTCAACAACGCCATGGCCTCGATGATGGACTTCCTGTTCAGCGGGGTCCTGGTGCGCTTCCCCCGGCTCAAGCTCGCCTACAGCGAAGGGCAGATGGGCTGGATCCCGTACGCCCTGGAACGCGCCGACGACGTCTGGGAGGAGCACCGGGCCTGGGGCGGGGTGCGCGATCTGATCCCCGAGCCGCCGTCCACGTACTACTACCGGCAGATCTTCTGCTGCTTCTTCCGCGACAAGCACGGCGTCGCCTCGCTCGACGTCGTCGGACGCGACAACGCCACCTTCGAGACCGACTACCCGCACGTCGACTCGACCTTCCCGCACACCAAGCAGGTAGCCCTGGACCACGTCGGCGGCCTGGACGACGAGACCGTCTACAAGCTGATGCGCGGGAACGCGATCCGGATGCTCGACCTGGACCTGGACAAGTAG
- a CDS encoding acyl-CoA dehydrogenase: protein MDLSYTPQEEEFRARLRAWLAAVLPSLAARPHPDDWPGRRAYDTAWQRMLYDAGYAGLHWPVDAGGRGATPAQHLIFLEETERAGAPYVGANFVGLLHAGPTIAAEGTAEQRARWLPPVLRGDEIWCQGFSEPDAGSDLAALRTRAVRDGDHYVVSGSKIWTSHAEVADWCELLVRTDPAAPRHRGISWLAMEMDTPGVTVRPLRTLAGSTEFAEMFLDEVRVPVANRVGAENDGWRVTMVTLSFERGTAFVGEVVACRRTLDALAAEARADGRWDDPVLRRRLGRLNAEFRALWRLTQWNVGEAGRGGVVGTGGSVFKLRYSQARQELYEAAAEVLGADSADLDREWVLDRLSSLSYTIAAGTSQIQRNIVAERLLGLPKGR from the coding sequence ATGGACCTCTCGTACACGCCGCAGGAGGAGGAGTTCCGGGCCCGGCTGCGCGCGTGGCTGGCCGCCGTGCTCCCCTCGCTGGCGGCGCGGCCCCACCCCGACGACTGGCCGGGGCGCCGCGCGTACGACACCGCCTGGCAGCGGATGCTGTACGACGCCGGGTACGCCGGTCTGCACTGGCCCGTCGACGCGGGCGGCCGGGGCGCCACCCCGGCCCAGCACCTGATCTTCCTGGAGGAGACGGAACGGGCCGGGGCCCCGTACGTCGGCGCGAACTTCGTCGGGCTGCTGCACGCCGGCCCGACGATCGCCGCCGAGGGCACGGCGGAGCAACGGGCCCGCTGGCTGCCCCCGGTGCTGCGCGGCGACGAGATCTGGTGCCAGGGGTTCAGCGAGCCCGACGCCGGTTCGGACCTCGCCGCGCTGCGGACCCGGGCGGTGCGCGACGGCGACCACTACGTGGTGAGCGGCAGCAAGATCTGGACCTCGCACGCGGAGGTCGCCGACTGGTGCGAACTCCTGGTCCGCACGGACCCGGCGGCGCCCCGGCACCGCGGGATCAGCTGGCTCGCCATGGAGATGGACACCCCCGGCGTCACCGTCCGCCCGCTGCGCACCCTCGCCGGCTCCACCGAGTTCGCCGAGATGTTCCTCGACGAGGTGCGGGTGCCGGTCGCCAACCGGGTCGGTGCGGAGAACGACGGCTGGCGGGTCACCATGGTCACGCTCTCCTTCGAGCGCGGCACGGCGTTCGTCGGCGAGGTGGTCGCCTGCCGCCGCACCCTGGACGCCCTGGCCGCCGAAGCACGGGCCGACGGCCGCTGGGACGACCCGGTGCTGCGCCGCCGGCTGGGCCGGCTGAACGCCGAGTTCCGGGCGCTGTGGCGGCTCACCCAGTGGAACGTGGGCGAGGCCGGGCGGGGCGGCGTCGTGGGCACCGGCGGTTCGGTCTTCAAGCTGCGCTACTCGCAGGCCCGCCAGGAACTGTACGAGGCGGCCGCCGAGGTGCTCGGCGCGGACAGCGCGGACCTGGACCGGGAATGGGTCCTGGACCGGCTGTCCTCGCTCTCGTACACCATCGCCGCGGGCACCTCGCAGATCCAGCGGAACATCGTCGCCGAGCGGCTGCTCGGCCTGCCGAAGGGGCGCTGA